Proteins from a genomic interval of Micromonospora sp. NBC_00389:
- a CDS encoding STAS domain-containing protein yields the protein MALSAEESDRLAALLGGHAERVTQRWTEIVAGSLRGRLSQAELRRQVHDLHHAIVSTGEQGVIDLSAENAAELRATLSELSRGRARQGFSATETAISIFALKDVLADLVQEAGGDKALHDYVAFSRLVDELGLFTFESFVRTRESLIADQAEQLLELSTPVVKLWEGVVAVPLVGTLDSARAQVVMERLLQTLVDTSSPYAIIDITGVPAVDTQVAQHILKTVVAARLMGADCIISGIRPQIAQTIVALGIEFGDIATKASLADALRHVLRLTGVENSRRQSRRDA from the coding sequence ATGGCGTTGAGCGCCGAGGAAAGTGATCGACTCGCCGCGTTGCTGGGTGGGCACGCCGAACGGGTCACGCAGCGGTGGACCGAGATCGTCGCCGGTTCGTTGCGCGGCCGGCTGAGCCAGGCGGAGCTGCGCCGACAGGTTCATGACCTGCACCACGCCATCGTCAGCACCGGCGAGCAGGGCGTCATCGACCTGTCCGCCGAGAACGCCGCCGAACTGCGCGCCACGCTCTCCGAGCTGTCCCGTGGCCGGGCACGGCAGGGCTTCTCCGCCACCGAGACCGCGATCAGCATCTTCGCGCTCAAGGACGTGCTGGCCGACCTGGTGCAGGAGGCCGGCGGCGACAAGGCCCTGCACGACTACGTCGCCTTCTCCAGGCTGGTCGACGAGCTGGGCCTGTTCACCTTCGAGAGCTTCGTACGCACCCGGGAGAGCCTGATCGCCGACCAGGCCGAGCAGCTGCTCGAGCTCTCCACGCCGGTAGTCAAGCTCTGGGAGGGCGTGGTCGCCGTCCCGCTGGTCGGCACCCTGGACTCGGCCCGGGCCCAGGTGGTGATGGAGCGGCTGCTGCAGACCCTGGTCGACACCAGCTCCCCGTACGCGATCATCGACATCACCGGCGTCCCGGCGGTGGACACCCAGGTCGCCCAGCACATCCTGAAGACCGTGGTGGCCGCCCGGCTGATGGGCGCCGACTGCATCATCTCCGGCATCCGCCCGCAGATCGCGCAGACCATCGTCGCGCTCGGCATCGAGTTCGGTGACATCGCCACCAAGGCGAGCCTCGCCGACGCACTGCGCCACGTGCTGCGGCTGACCGGTGTGGAGAACTCCCGCCGACAGTCACGCCGGGACGCCTGA
- a CDS encoding SpoIIE family protein phosphatase — protein MDGGPATILVVDDSRTKRYLLVSWLTRAGFTVLEAENGAEALARVEVDRIDLVVLDVRLPDLSGYEVCERVKAAHPAMPVIHVSAHAVDVADRAQGLTRGADAYLTEPIEPEELIATTRAVLRYYQARQRAELLAERLLVLADTTVAVYAAPTFARLLEAAAEGAAQIFKSPVAVVAETFDGDCLAGIAAGPGTRATLVPWVVDDSGVPTGATVRVEDPANWGLIEWPAGSVTVAAARLREDRAPLYVVVPTATQTARTPVLVQLAQAVAAAVEAQRSFDEEHRIAVTLQRSLLPRRLPDVAGLDLAVRYEPASAQTEVGGDFYELVMLDGHLLLAIGDVAGHSLHAATVMAELRHAVRAYAVEGHQPGEILHRVNELMRTLLPAEIATLCVLLLHPPTGRVRLASAGHLPPVLSLDGKVEFVQHLAPLLGVRAPRPADLEFVLPAGATLVFYTDGLIERRDATIDEGLAALAALSGTVDEDLDQFCARLLVELAPPEIQDDVAVVVLRRR, from the coding sequence GTGGACGGCGGGCCGGCGACCATCCTGGTGGTCGATGACAGTCGTACCAAGCGCTACCTGCTGGTCAGCTGGCTGACCCGGGCCGGGTTCACCGTGCTCGAGGCGGAGAACGGCGCAGAGGCGCTGGCCCGGGTCGAGGTGGACCGGATCGACCTGGTGGTGCTCGACGTCCGGCTGCCCGACCTGAGCGGGTACGAGGTCTGCGAACGGGTCAAGGCTGCGCACCCGGCGATGCCGGTGATCCACGTGTCGGCGCACGCTGTGGACGTGGCCGACCGCGCCCAGGGGCTGACCCGGGGCGCGGACGCCTACCTGACCGAGCCGATCGAGCCCGAAGAGCTGATCGCCACCACCCGGGCGGTGCTGCGCTACTACCAGGCCCGGCAGCGTGCCGAGCTGCTTGCCGAGCGGCTGCTCGTGCTGGCCGACACGACGGTGGCGGTGTACGCCGCGCCGACCTTCGCCCGGCTGCTGGAGGCCGCCGCCGAGGGCGCCGCGCAGATCTTCAAGAGCCCGGTGGCGGTGGTCGCCGAGACGTTCGACGGCGACTGCCTGGCCGGGATCGCCGCTGGGCCTGGTACCAGGGCCACGCTGGTGCCGTGGGTCGTCGACGACAGCGGGGTGCCGACCGGCGCGACGGTCCGGGTGGAGGACCCGGCGAACTGGGGGCTGATCGAGTGGCCGGCGGGCTCGGTGACGGTGGCCGCAGCCCGGCTGCGGGAGGACAGGGCCCCGTTGTACGTGGTGGTCCCGACCGCCACCCAGACCGCCCGGACACCGGTGCTGGTGCAGCTCGCCCAGGCGGTGGCGGCGGCGGTGGAGGCGCAGCGCTCGTTCGACGAGGAGCACCGGATCGCGGTCACCCTCCAGCGCAGCCTGCTTCCGCGCCGGCTGCCCGACGTGGCCGGGCTGGACCTCGCGGTGCGCTACGAGCCGGCCAGCGCACAGACCGAGGTGGGCGGCGACTTCTACGAGCTGGTCATGCTCGACGGGCACCTGCTGCTGGCGATCGGCGACGTCGCCGGCCACTCGCTGCACGCGGCGACGGTGATGGCCGAGCTGCGGCACGCGGTGCGGGCGTACGCGGTCGAGGGGCACCAGCCCGGCGAGATCCTGCACCGGGTCAACGAGCTGATGCGGACCCTGCTGCCGGCCGAGATCGCCACACTCTGCGTGCTGCTGCTGCACCCGCCTACCGGGCGGGTCCGGCTGGCCAGCGCCGGTCACCTGCCGCCGGTGCTCAGCCTGGACGGCAAGGTGGAGTTCGTTCAGCATCTGGCACCGCTGCTTGGTGTCCGTGCACCCCGCCCGGCCGACCTGGAGTTCGTGCTGCCGGCCGGCGCCACGCTGGTGTTCTACACCGACGGGCTGATCGAGCGCCGGGACGCCACCATCGACGAGGGGCTGGCCGCGCTCGCCGCGCTGTCCGGCACCGTGGACGAGGACCTGGACCAGTTCTGCGCCCGACTGCTGGTGGAGCTGGCCCCACCGGAGATCCAGGACGACGTCGCCGTGGTCGTGCTGCGTCGCCGCTGA
- a CDS encoding bifunctional polysaccharide deacetylase/glycosyltransferase family 2 protein, with protein MTARHVARRDPRAHWLLLLLGLLLLLAALTVNGLVTGMAGGSGIPAADSPDAGVPAQVGSGGPVLRLDRAEPVSRAVPDRTIALTFDDGPDPRWTPQVLDVLRRHGAHATFFVVGARVNEHPELVRRILAEGHEIGSHTFTHADIAAVPPWRRDLELSLTRKAIAAATGQEVTLLRPPFSSVPTALTGPEYAALRAAAGAGHVAVLADRDTRDWQRPGVDKIVQAATPTQGRGAVVLMHDGGGDRAQTVAALDRLLPALTGQGYRFTTVSSGIDASPSMVPAGVGTRLSGAALRWTQTGARWSAGAMNLLLAVALVLGVVRLAVQVFCAHRHVRRVRRPRRDGPEVRAPVSVIVPAYNEAANIAATVRSLVASAYPALEVIVVDDGSDDGTADIVERMRLRGVRVIRQANAGKPAALNTGIRAARANLLVLVDGDTVFQPDTVHRLVQGFADPSVGAISGNTKVANRRRLLGRWQHLEYVIGFNLDRRMYDVLECMPTIPGAIGAFRREVLLRVGGVPADTLAEDTDLTMKVLRAGWRVVYEESAIAWTEAPSSLRQLWRQRYRWCYGTMQAMWKHRHALRESGAGGKLGRRGLPYLTVFQIVLPLAAPAVDVFAVYGLLFLPWSTLAIAWAGLLLLQAATAGYALHLDGERYGPLWALPFQQLVYRQLMYLVVVQSVVTALIGKRLRWQRMVRTGEAAALVGAGRG; from the coding sequence ATGACGGCGCGACACGTGGCCCGGCGCGATCCGCGGGCGCACTGGCTCCTGCTCCTCCTCGGGCTGCTCCTGCTGCTCGCGGCGCTCACCGTCAACGGCCTGGTGACCGGCATGGCCGGTGGCTCCGGCATCCCCGCGGCCGACAGTCCCGACGCTGGCGTACCGGCCCAGGTCGGCTCGGGCGGCCCGGTGCTGCGGCTGGATCGGGCCGAGCCGGTCAGCCGGGCCGTGCCGGACCGGACCATCGCGCTGACCTTCGACGACGGACCGGATCCGCGCTGGACCCCGCAGGTGCTCGACGTGCTGCGTCGGCATGGCGCGCACGCCACCTTCTTCGTGGTCGGGGCCCGGGTCAACGAACACCCGGAGCTGGTCCGGCGGATCCTCGCCGAGGGCCACGAGATCGGGTCGCACACCTTCACCCACGCCGATATCGCCGCCGTACCGCCGTGGCGGCGTGACCTCGAACTCTCGCTGACCCGCAAGGCGATCGCCGCGGCCACCGGCCAGGAGGTCACCCTGCTCCGGCCACCGTTCTCCTCGGTGCCGACGGCGCTGACCGGACCCGAGTACGCCGCGCTGCGCGCCGCCGCCGGGGCCGGGCACGTCGCGGTGCTCGCCGACCGGGACACCAGGGACTGGCAGCGCCCCGGCGTCGACAAGATCGTGCAGGCGGCCACCCCGACGCAAGGGCGGGGCGCCGTGGTGCTGATGCACGACGGCGGCGGTGACCGGGCGCAGACGGTGGCCGCGCTGGACCGGCTGCTGCCCGCCCTGACCGGTCAGGGCTACCGGTTCACCACCGTCTCCAGCGGCATCGACGCCTCGCCGTCGATGGTCCCGGCGGGCGTTGGCACCCGGTTGAGCGGCGCCGCGCTGCGCTGGACCCAGACCGGCGCACGCTGGTCGGCCGGGGCGATGAACCTGCTGCTCGCCGTCGCCCTCGTGCTCGGCGTGGTGCGTCTGGCGGTGCAGGTGTTCTGTGCCCACCGGCACGTGCGCCGGGTCCGCCGGCCCCGGCGGGACGGGCCCGAGGTACGCGCCCCGGTGTCGGTGATCGTGCCGGCGTACAACGAGGCGGCGAACATCGCGGCCACGGTCCGTTCCCTGGTGGCCAGCGCATATCCGGCGCTGGAAGTGATCGTGGTGGACGACGGGTCGGACGACGGCACCGCCGACATCGTGGAGCGGATGCGGCTACGCGGGGTACGCGTGATCCGGCAGGCCAACGCCGGTAAGCCGGCGGCGCTGAACACCGGCATCCGGGCCGCTCGGGCGAACCTGCTGGTGCTGGTGGACGGGGACACCGTGTTCCAGCCGGACACCGTGCACCGGCTGGTGCAGGGCTTCGCCGACCCGTCAGTCGGCGCGATCAGCGGTAATACCAAGGTCGCCAACCGACGCCGACTGCTCGGCCGGTGGCAGCACCTGGAGTACGTGATCGGCTTCAACCTCGACCGGCGGATGTATGACGTACTGGAGTGCATGCCAACCATCCCCGGCGCGATCGGCGCGTTCCGCCGCGAGGTGCTTCTGCGGGTGGGCGGGGTGCCGGCGGACACGCTGGCCGAGGACACCGACCTGACCATGAAGGTGCTCAGGGCCGGGTGGCGGGTGGTCTACGAGGAGTCGGCCATCGCCTGGACCGAGGCCCCCTCGTCGCTGCGTCAGCTCTGGCGGCAGCGCTACCGCTGGTGCTACGGCACCATGCAGGCGATGTGGAAGCACCGGCACGCGCTGCGCGAGTCAGGTGCAGGCGGGAAGCTCGGCCGGCGTGGGCTGCCGTACCTCACGGTGTTCCAGATCGTGCTGCCGCTGGCCGCGCCGGCGGTCGACGTGTTCGCCGTCTACGGTCTGCTGTTCCTGCCCTGGTCGACCCTCGCCATCGCCTGGGCCGGGCTGCTGCTACTCCAGGCGGCCACCGCCGGCTACGCGCTGCACCTCGACGGGGAGCGGTACGGGCCACTGTGGGCGCTGCCGTTCCAGCAGCTGGTCTACCGGCAGCTGATGTACCTGGTGGTGGTGCAGTCGGTGGTCACCGCGCTGATCGGCAAGCGGCTGCGCTGGCAGCGGATGGTGCGTACCGGCGAGGCCGCCGCCCTGGTCGGCGCCGGCCGCGGCTGA
- a CDS encoding ATP-binding protein, producing MTMGIDLGHPQAQSIRSDEDVVRVRQLVRAVAVAVKLSLVDQTKVVTAASELARNTLVYGGGGTVEVTTVDNGRRRGVQIVFTDSGPGIADLDMAFTDGYTTGGGLGLGLSGARRLVDEFQIETSAETGTRIAVTKWSR from the coding sequence GTGACCATGGGTATCGACCTGGGCCACCCGCAGGCGCAGTCGATCCGGAGTGACGAGGACGTGGTGCGCGTCCGGCAGCTGGTCCGTGCCGTGGCGGTGGCCGTCAAGCTCTCCCTGGTCGACCAGACCAAGGTGGTCACCGCGGCGAGCGAGCTGGCCCGCAACACCCTGGTGTACGGCGGCGGCGGCACGGTGGAGGTGACCACCGTGGACAACGGGCGACGCCGGGGCGTCCAGATCGTCTTCACCGACTCCGGGCCCGGCATCGCCGATCTCGACATGGCCTTCACGGACGGCTACACCACGGGCGGCGGCCTCGGGCTCGGGCTCAGCGGCGCCCGGCGACTTGTCGACGAATTCCAGATCGAAACGTCCGCGGAGACCGGCACCCGCATCGCGGTCACCAAGTGGTCCCGGTGA
- a CDS encoding sensor histidine kinase, which yields MTGEPAALPLLQMALRVEQDIFVIRQRGREVAAVVGLEHQDQIRIATALSEVARDLLRTVGGAEVSFHIDAGTDGRFHLRADLAPMAPLPDGRYEPQSGAVSRLVDTLGVSTVAGVTVVRMSRRVPANAPTPTPERLAEFRAELGRTAPASALDELTVQNGQLIAALDEVRSQRDDLAVLNDELAETNRGVLALYNQLTEELEETNRGVVALYAELDEKSAQLRAASESKSRFLANVSHELRAPVTAIIGLGRLLSDSASDPLTAEQARQVDLIRSSAADLLGLVNELLDLAKAESGRIEPDWAEVDLRPIFGQLRGTLRALATRPEVELVVEEPPARAVLRTDEVLLGQVLRNLLHNGLKFTESGEVRLRAVQRDDRWIISVSDTGPGIAPELHERIFEEFYQVPGATRVGGTGLGLPYARRLVTLLGGTLELTSEPGRGSTFTVSLPVGGA from the coding sequence ATGACCGGGGAGCCGGCCGCGCTGCCGCTGCTGCAGATGGCGCTGCGAGTCGAACAGGACATCTTCGTGATCCGCCAGCGGGGCCGCGAGGTGGCCGCGGTGGTCGGCCTGGAACACCAGGACCAGATCCGGATCGCCACCGCGCTCAGCGAGGTGGCCCGGGACCTGCTGCGGACGGTGGGGGGCGCGGAGGTCTCCTTCCACATCGATGCGGGCACCGACGGCCGGTTCCACCTCCGCGCCGACTTGGCCCCGATGGCCCCGCTGCCGGACGGCCGGTACGAGCCGCAGTCCGGCGCGGTGTCCCGACTGGTCGACACACTGGGCGTGTCGACCGTCGCGGGGGTTACGGTCGTGAGGATGTCCCGACGAGTCCCGGCCAACGCGCCGACGCCCACCCCGGAGCGGCTCGCCGAGTTCCGTGCCGAACTCGGCCGTACCGCGCCGGCCAGCGCCCTGGACGAGCTGACCGTCCAGAACGGGCAGCTCATCGCGGCGCTCGACGAGGTACGCAGCCAACGCGACGACCTGGCCGTGCTGAACGACGAGCTGGCCGAGACCAACCGCGGCGTGCTGGCGCTCTACAACCAGCTCACCGAGGAGCTGGAGGAGACCAACCGGGGTGTGGTCGCCCTCTACGCCGAGCTGGACGAGAAGTCGGCCCAACTGCGGGCGGCAAGCGAGTCCAAGAGCCGGTTCCTGGCCAACGTGAGCCATGAGCTGCGCGCCCCGGTCACCGCGATCATCGGGTTGGGGCGGCTGCTCTCCGACTCCGCCTCCGACCCGCTCACCGCCGAGCAGGCCCGCCAGGTCGATCTGATCCGGTCCTCGGCGGCCGACCTGCTCGGGCTGGTCAACGAACTGCTGGACCTGGCCAAGGCGGAGTCCGGCCGGATCGAGCCGGACTGGGCGGAGGTGGACCTGCGCCCGATCTTCGGTCAACTGCGCGGCACGCTGCGCGCGCTGGCCACCCGCCCCGAGGTGGAGCTGGTGGTGGAGGAGCCGCCCGCGCGCGCCGTGTTGCGGACCGACGAGGTGCTGCTCGGCCAGGTGCTGCGCAACCTGCTGCACAACGGGCTGAAGTTCACCGAGAGCGGCGAGGTGCGGCTGCGGGCCGTGCAACGCGATGACCGGTGGATCATCTCGGTCAGCGACACCGGCCCAGGCATCGCCCCCGAGCTGCACGAACGGATCTTCGAGGAGTTCTACCAGGTGCCCGGGGCGACCCGGGTCGGCGGCACCGGCCTCGGCCTGCCGTACGCCCGGCGGCTGGTGACGCTGCTCGGTGGAACGCTGGAGCTGACCAGCGAGCCGGGCCGGGGCAGCACGTTCACGGTCTCCCTGCCCGTGGGCGGAGCGTGA
- a CDS encoding AraC family transcriptional regulator: protein MRQRPRGDSRGILDPGRLLREVHFRRHLPAESLRAWVEHYWLIDWALSAPFEQRVVPHPAVNVVFRRDGNGDGPETGEVAGVGRHLFRTTLVGTGRVCGIQFRPGGFHPFWRRPVAELTGRRLPLPTGRLALPDGRVCAVTDDDRRRALDALLTTWAPEPDPAAEEAVRLAEAIRTDRAVLRVDDFAARHDVPVRRLQRLFTEYVGVGPKWVIRRYRLQEAVEQAAGGPLNWAGLAADLGYSDQAHLVRDFTAVAGVSPAAYARSVH, encoded by the coding sequence ATGCGACAGCGACCGCGTGGCGACAGCCGGGGAATTCTCGACCCGGGCCGGTTGCTGCGCGAGGTCCACTTCCGCCGGCACCTGCCGGCGGAGTCGCTGCGCGCCTGGGTCGAGCACTACTGGCTGATCGACTGGGCGTTGAGCGCACCGTTCGAGCAGCGGGTCGTGCCGCACCCGGCGGTGAACGTGGTCTTCCGACGCGACGGCAACGGTGACGGGCCGGAGACCGGCGAGGTGGCCGGGGTGGGCCGCCACCTCTTCCGGACCACGCTGGTCGGCACCGGCCGGGTCTGCGGGATCCAGTTCCGCCCGGGCGGCTTCCACCCGTTCTGGCGTCGACCGGTCGCCGAGTTGACCGGCCGCCGGCTGCCGTTGCCCACCGGCCGGTTGGCGCTGCCCGACGGTCGGGTGTGCGCGGTCACCGACGACGATCGCCGCCGCGCGCTGGACGCCCTGCTCACCACGTGGGCGCCCGAGCCGGACCCGGCGGCCGAGGAGGCCGTCCGGCTGGCCGAGGCGATCCGGACGGACCGGGCAGTCCTGCGGGTCGACGACTTCGCCGCGCGGCACGACGTCCCGGTCCGCCGGTTGCAGCGGCTCTTCACGGAGTACGTGGGGGTCGGCCCGAAGTGGGTGATCCGCCGCTACCGGCTCCAGGAGGCCGTCGAGCAGGCCGCCGGCGGGCCGCTGAACTGGGCGGGCCTCGCCGCCGACCTCGGCTACAGCGACCAGGCCCACCTGGTCCGCGACTTCACCGCCGTCGCGGGCGTGTCGCCCGCCGCGTACGCCCGATCGGTCCACTGA
- a CDS encoding STAS domain-containing protein — MERVPILKIGDILLVSIQLDMSDQTAVALQEDLAERIVATGCHGVIIDITALDIVDSFVGRMLSTIASISKVLDAETVVVGMRPAVAITLVELGLSLNGIRTALNVERGMELIAAARPDELDDQLADDPDAETATL, encoded by the coding sequence ATGGAACGGGTGCCGATCCTCAAGATCGGTGACATCCTGCTCGTCTCCATCCAGCTCGACATGTCCGACCAGACCGCGGTCGCGCTCCAGGAGGACCTCGCCGAGCGGATCGTGGCCACCGGCTGCCACGGCGTCATCATCGACATCACCGCGCTGGACATCGTCGACTCCTTCGTCGGGCGGATGCTCTCCACCATCGCGTCGATCTCCAAGGTGCTCGACGCGGAGACGGTGGTGGTCGGGATGCGCCCCGCCGTCGCCATCACCCTGGTCGAACTGGGGCTGTCGCTGAACGGCATCCGTACCGCTCTGAACGTCGAGCGCGGCATGGAGCTGATCGCGGCGGCGCGTCCAGACGAGCTCGATGACCAGCTCGCCGACGATCCGGACGCCGAGACGGCCACGCTGTGA
- a CDS encoding TIGR03086 family metal-binding protein, translating into MTTQTSDLLAAAAPRTVDVVRGIADDQLDLPTPCRDYTVRDLLNHLFEVVVNFQDLAEKRDVEWSDKPDHLADGWRDRFETETGRLIAAWADPSTLEGVSPGMGMPQTVIGGMALLDLTVHGWDLAVATDQPYQPAPEAVAELHGLVEQLAPTARKMGVFADPAPTPTTQDPRDLHHLLAHTGRNSTWPSTP; encoded by the coding sequence ATGACCACACAGACTAGCGATCTGCTGGCGGCAGCCGCGCCGCGAACCGTCGACGTGGTGCGCGGCATCGCCGACGACCAGCTCGACCTGCCCACACCGTGCCGCGACTACACGGTCCGCGACCTGCTCAACCACCTGTTCGAGGTGGTGGTGAACTTCCAGGACCTGGCCGAGAAGCGGGACGTGGAGTGGTCCGACAAGCCCGACCACCTGGCCGACGGCTGGCGGGACCGGTTCGAGACGGAGACCGGCCGGCTGATCGCCGCCTGGGCGGACCCATCCACCCTGGAGGGTGTGTCGCCGGGCATGGGCATGCCGCAGACCGTCATCGGCGGCATGGCGCTGCTGGATCTGACCGTGCACGGCTGGGATCTCGCCGTCGCCACCGACCAGCCGTACCAGCCGGCTCCGGAAGCCGTGGCCGAGCTGCACGGGCTGGTCGAACAGTTGGCGCCGACCGCCCGCAAGATGGGCGTCTTCGCCGACCCGGCCCCGACCCCGACCACCCAGGACCCTCGGGACCTGCACCATCTCCTGGCCCACACCGGCCGCAACTCGACCTGGCCTTCCACCCCGTGA
- a CDS encoding MFS transporter: protein MTPPPTAAPAPPAPVAPGPAHDPGAGRRTHPATGGALVLVGMLLVALNLRAAVTSLGALLDEIRDGLGLSGTTAGLVTTLPTIAFAGLGALTPWLVRRVAPARVLVIAMLALAVGQVLRVTTDSTWVFLLTSALALAGIAVANILLPMLVKQHFPHRTGLVTGAYTMALTVGTTVAAASAVPIAHAFGSWRAGLGVWAGLAAVAVLPWVPLALRARAAARRATPTAAVATPTRVRPARTRLGWAMAIYFGAQSLSGYAIMGWLAQLFRDAGYQPESAGLLLAGVTALGVPIALVMPTLAGRLATLRPLVLGLTAASTLAYLGLALAPQGAALLWVALLAIGQGAFPMILTTIGLRARTAEGTVALSAFAQSTGYVIAALGPLMVGILYEVTGGWTAPIGFLLAALAVQTAAGLAIARPRYVEDE, encoded by the coding sequence ATGACCCCGCCACCGACCGCCGCTCCGGCGCCTCCCGCCCCCGTCGCTCCCGGCCCGGCGCACGACCCCGGTGCGGGCCGTCGGACCCACCCGGCGACCGGCGGTGCGCTCGTGCTGGTCGGGATGCTGCTGGTCGCGCTCAACCTGCGCGCCGCGGTCACCAGCCTCGGCGCCCTGCTCGACGAGATCCGCGACGGGTTGGGGCTCTCCGGGACCACCGCCGGCCTGGTCACCACCCTGCCGACCATCGCGTTCGCCGGCCTCGGCGCGCTCACCCCGTGGCTGGTCCGCCGGGTGGCGCCGGCCCGGGTGCTGGTGATCGCCATGCTCGCCCTCGCCGTCGGTCAGGTGCTCCGGGTCACCACCGACTCGACCTGGGTCTTCCTGCTCACCAGCGCGCTGGCACTGGCCGGCATCGCGGTGGCGAACATCCTGCTGCCGATGCTGGTCAAGCAGCACTTCCCGCACCGCACCGGCCTGGTCACCGGGGCGTACACGATGGCGTTGACCGTGGGCACGACGGTGGCCGCGGCCTCGGCGGTGCCGATCGCGCACGCCTTCGGGTCCTGGCGGGCCGGGCTCGGCGTCTGGGCCGGGCTGGCCGCGGTGGCCGTACTCCCGTGGGTGCCGCTGGCGCTGCGGGCCAGGGCGGCCGCGCGGCGGGCGACCCCGACGGCGGCCGTCGCCACACCGACGCGGGTCCGGCCGGCGCGGACCCGGCTGGGCTGGGCGATGGCCATCTACTTCGGCGCCCAGTCGCTCAGCGGGTACGCGATCATGGGCTGGCTGGCCCAGCTGTTCCGGGACGCCGGCTACCAGCCGGAGTCGGCCGGGCTGCTGCTCGCCGGGGTGACCGCGCTCGGCGTGCCGATCGCGCTGGTGATGCCCACCCTGGCCGGCCGGCTGGCCACCCTGCGCCCGCTGGTGCTCGGGCTGACCGCCGCGTCGACGTTGGCCTACCTGGGGTTGGCACTCGCTCCGCAGGGCGCTGCGCTGCTCTGGGTGGCCCTGCTGGCCATCGGCCAGGGCGCGTTCCCGATGATCCTGACCACCATCGGTCTACGCGCCCGCACCGCCGAGGGGACCGTCGCGCTCTCCGCGTTCGCACAGAGCACCGGGTACGTGATCGCCGCCCTCGGCCCACTGATGGTCGGCATCCTCTACGAGGTCACCGGCGGCTGGACCGCGCCGATCGGGTTCCTGCTGGCCGCGCTCGCCGTGCAGACGGCGGCGGGCCTGGCGATCGCCCGTCCCCGCTACGTCGAGGACGAGTGA
- a CDS encoding STAS domain-containing protein, producing MSLTVHTEQRDDVVVVSVAGELDMATAPQLQDQITDLLDKGRNRLVFDLADVSFCDSTGLSVFVRAKNSCDEAGGVVRLAAPQRGVLRILEVSGLVEVLHTYPTVEQAVAGDPTPTSS from the coding sequence ATGTCCTTGACGGTGCACACGGAACAGCGCGACGACGTGGTCGTCGTGTCGGTCGCGGGCGAGCTGGACATGGCGACCGCACCGCAGTTGCAGGACCAGATCACCGATCTGCTCGACAAGGGCCGCAACCGGCTGGTGTTCGACCTGGCGGATGTCTCGTTCTGCGACTCGACCGGTCTGTCGGTCTTCGTCCGCGCCAAGAACAGCTGCGACGAGGCTGGCGGCGTGGTGCGGCTGGCCGCACCGCAGCGAGGGGTGCTGCGCATCCTCGAGGTGAGCGGCCTGGTCGAGGTGCTGCACACCTATCCGACGGTGGAGCAGGCCGTCGCCGGCGACCCGACGCCGACCTCCTCCTAA
- a CDS encoding SpoIIE family protein phosphatase, with product MNGDAVTDSGIWFRVEASSAASAVRRAAERLGEQVELGQPRIADLAIVAAELTSNLVKHADEGALLLRPVRRAGEAGVELVAIDAGPGMADLTASSQDGHSTTGTLGIGLGAIVRQANWFDAYSLPGRGTVLAVQVWQAEPARPSWAGALTRPLTGETVSGDGYAVRIADGRHQVLVSDGLGHGPLAAAATQAALAAFRDAPAGPPATVVSHLHRTMSHTRGAALAVAELVPEDGVLHYAGLGNIAGVVVEGDGKRRGLVSLPGIAGHQRPTVRGYDYPFGPGARLVMHSDGVVDRWRLTDYPGLAERSPLVMAATLLRDAGVRRDDACVLVARSWA from the coding sequence GTGAACGGGGACGCGGTCACCGACAGCGGCATCTGGTTCCGGGTGGAGGCCAGCAGCGCGGCCAGCGCCGTCCGGCGTGCCGCCGAGCGCCTCGGTGAGCAGGTGGAGCTGGGCCAGCCGCGCATCGCCGACCTGGCCATCGTCGCCGCCGAGCTGACCAGCAACCTGGTCAAGCACGCCGACGAAGGCGCTCTGCTCCTGCGGCCGGTACGCCGCGCCGGGGAAGCAGGCGTGGAACTGGTGGCCATCGACGCCGGGCCCGGCATGGCCGACCTGACAGCCTCGTCCCAGGACGGGCACTCCACCACCGGCACGCTCGGCATCGGTCTGGGCGCCATCGTCCGGCAGGCCAACTGGTTCGACGCGTACTCGCTGCCCGGCCGGGGCACCGTCCTCGCCGTGCAGGTCTGGCAGGCCGAGCCGGCCCGACCGTCCTGGGCCGGCGCCCTCACCCGGCCGTTGACCGGTGAGACGGTCAGCGGCGACGGATACGCCGTCCGGATCGCGGATGGGCGGCACCAGGTGCTGGTCAGCGACGGCCTGGGGCACGGCCCGCTGGCCGCCGCGGCCACCCAGGCTGCGCTGGCCGCGTTCCGTGACGCCCCGGCCGGCCCACCGGCAACGGTGGTCAGTCACCTGCACCGGACCATGTCGCACACCCGCGGCGCGGCGCTGGCGGTCGCCGAGCTGGTGCCGGAGGACGGCGTGCTGCACTACGCCGGGCTGGGCAACATCGCCGGCGTGGTCGTCGAGGGCGACGGCAAGCGCCGAGGGCTGGTGTCGCTGCCCGGCATCGCCGGGCACCAGCGGCCGACGGTCCGGGGATACGACTACCCGTTCGGTCCGGGCGCCCGGCTCGTCATGCACAGCGACGGAGTGGTCGACCGCTGGCGGTTGACCGACTACCCGGGCCTCGCGGAACGGTCCCCGCTGGTGATGGCGGCGACCCTGCTGCGCGACGCCGGAGTACGGCGCGACGACGCCTGCGTGCTGGTCGCGAGGTCCTGGGCATGA